A DNA window from Chryseobacterium sp. MEBOG06 contains the following coding sequences:
- a CDS encoding heme ABC transporter ATP-binding protein → MIKAHQINYHHRNFKILDSVDVSLDYGEFLAIVGPNGAGKSSLLSILANEVKDGKSKILFKDKPIGDWEVRELSQHKAKFSQHNSNEIPLQVKDVVMMGRYPYFDAQPGKEDLEAMNNMMYETDIFHLKEREYNTLSGGEKQRVHLSRVMAQLQNEITHKLVFLDEPLNNLDIKHQYKALEIIKNFTKKANSAIVVLHDLNLAAQFADKILLMKSGKVSAYGTPEEVFTADNISKAYNFPCTICGHPITNNPMIIFG, encoded by the coding sequence ATGATTAAAGCACATCAGATCAATTACCATCACCGGAATTTTAAAATTCTGGATAGTGTTGATGTCTCTTTAGATTACGGTGAATTTTTAGCAATCGTAGGACCAAATGGAGCAGGAAAATCAAGTCTTCTGAGCATTTTGGCAAATGAGGTAAAAGATGGTAAATCTAAAATACTATTTAAAGATAAACCTATCGGAGATTGGGAAGTGAGAGAATTGTCTCAGCATAAAGCTAAGTTTTCCCAGCACAATTCCAATGAAATTCCTTTACAGGTAAAAGATGTTGTCATGATGGGAAGGTATCCGTATTTTGATGCCCAGCCCGGAAAAGAAGATCTTGAAGCCATGAACAATATGATGTATGAAACCGATATTTTTCATTTGAAAGAAAGGGAATATAACACCCTTTCAGGAGGAGAAAAACAGCGTGTACATCTTTCAAGAGTAATGGCTCAGCTGCAGAATGAGATCACCCACAAATTAGTTTTTTTGGATGAACCTTTGAATAATCTTGATATAAAACATCAGTACAAAGCACTGGAGATCATTAAGAACTTTACTAAAAAAGCCAACAGTGCTATTGTTGTTCTGCATGATCTGAATCTTGCCGCACAGTTTGCAGATAAGATTTTATTAATGAAATCAGGAAAAGTTTCTGCCTATGGAACCCCGGAGGAAGTGTTTACTGCAGATAATATCAGCAAAGCGTATAACTTTCCATGTACCATATGCGGACATCCTATTACTAATAACCCAATGATCATTTTTGGATAA